One genomic region from Conexibacter woesei DSM 14684 encodes:
- the ftsY gene encoding signal recognition particle-docking protein FtsY, with product MARDWQDLFIIRDGASVAVADDAPQTEEKRRGFFRRLRENMRKTREALTSEITATLFEDLDEETWEKLEEALIAADVGARTTAEIVEQLEQEADRGDLAGGEQLTARLTELLADVARVGEPRIDLTPSPTVLLVVGVNGTGKTTSVGKLAWHLRKELGQKVVLGAADTFRAAAVEQLEEWSRRADVRFVKGPPDSDPASVAYETVSTGVREGADVIIVDTAGRLHTQDNLMAELAKVRRVITKQLPDAPHETLITVDATTGQNGLRQAKLFAEAVDVSGIVLTKLDGTAKGGIALAIARELEIPVKMIGIGEQLEDLRPFDPDDFARALLS from the coding sequence ATGGCACGCGACTGGCAGGACCTCTTCATCATCCGCGACGGCGCCTCAGTGGCGGTCGCCGACGACGCGCCGCAGACGGAGGAGAAGCGCCGCGGCTTCTTCAGACGGCTGCGCGAGAACATGCGCAAGACGCGCGAAGCGCTGACGAGCGAGATCACCGCGACCCTGTTCGAGGATCTCGACGAGGAGACGTGGGAGAAGCTCGAGGAGGCGCTGATCGCCGCCGACGTCGGCGCCCGCACGACCGCCGAGATCGTCGAGCAGCTCGAGCAGGAGGCCGACCGCGGCGACCTCGCCGGCGGCGAGCAGCTGACCGCGCGCCTGACCGAGCTGCTCGCGGACGTCGCCCGCGTGGGTGAGCCGCGCATCGACCTGACGCCGTCGCCGACTGTGCTGCTGGTCGTCGGCGTCAACGGCACCGGCAAGACGACGTCCGTCGGGAAGCTCGCCTGGCACCTGCGCAAGGAGCTGGGGCAGAAGGTCGTGCTCGGTGCCGCCGACACGTTCCGCGCCGCGGCCGTCGAGCAGTTGGAGGAGTGGTCGCGCCGGGCCGACGTCCGCTTCGTGAAGGGCCCGCCGGACTCCGACCCCGCGTCGGTCGCCTACGAGACGGTCTCGACCGGCGTGCGCGAGGGCGCAGACGTGATCATCGTCGACACCGCGGGGCGCCTGCACACGCAGGACAACCTGATGGCCGAGCTGGCGAAGGTCCGCCGCGTGATCACCAAGCAGCTGCCGGACGCGCCGCACGAGACGCTGATCACCGTCGACGCGACGACGGGCCAGAACGGTCTGCGCCAGGCGAAGCTGTTCGCGGAGGCGGTCGACGTCTCGGGCATCGTCCTGACGAAGCTCGACGGCACCGCGAAGGGCGGCATCGCGCTGGCGATCGCGCGCGAGCTGGAGATCCCGGTGAAGATGATCGGGATCGGCGAGCAGCTCGAGGACCTGCGCCCGTTCGACCCGGACGATTTCGCCCGCGCGCTGCTGTCCTGA
- the ffh gene encoding signal recognition particle protein yields MFDSLAEKLQATLSDVRSRGTLTEDDVNAAMREIRLALLEADVNFKVVKRFTNAVKERALGSDVIGQLNPGQQVVKIVNDELAELMGGESAELRFSSSPPTVILMAGLQGSGKTTATAKLARLLREQNRSSVAVAACDVYRPAAVEQLITVGARAGADVYERGTDADPVEIAKWARERAEREGKDVLIVDTAGRLHVDENLMKELAEIKRVTNPTNVLLVVDAMTGQDAVNVAEQFAEVVQFDGVVMSKLDGDARGGAALSVKSVTGKPILFASTGEKLDQFERFHPDRMAQRILGMGDVMTLIEKAESQFDETQAKELERKIRKSEFGLDDFLDQLRQVRRLGPLQSLLGMMPGLGGHQLRNLRVDEREFDRIQAIILSMTAEERRNPDIIKGSRRIRIARGSGTNVQAVKALIRQFGQMQRLMKSMQSGKMPDIGALMRQAR; encoded by the coding sequence ATGTTCGACTCACTCGCAGAGAAGCTCCAGGCCACGCTCTCGGACGTCCGCAGCCGCGGCACGCTGACCGAGGACGACGTCAACGCAGCGATGCGCGAGATCCGTCTCGCGCTGCTCGAGGCGGACGTCAACTTCAAGGTCGTCAAGAGATTCACGAACGCCGTCAAGGAGCGTGCGCTCGGCAGCGACGTGATCGGGCAGCTCAACCCCGGTCAGCAGGTCGTCAAGATCGTCAACGACGAGCTGGCCGAGCTGATGGGCGGCGAGTCGGCGGAGCTGAGATTCTCCTCCAGCCCGCCGACCGTGATCCTGATGGCCGGCCTGCAGGGCTCCGGCAAGACGACGGCGACCGCCAAGCTCGCGCGCCTGCTGCGCGAGCAGAACAGATCGTCGGTCGCGGTCGCCGCCTGCGACGTCTACCGTCCCGCTGCGGTCGAGCAGCTGATCACCGTCGGCGCGCGCGCCGGCGCCGACGTCTACGAGAGAGGCACCGACGCCGATCCGGTCGAGATCGCGAAGTGGGCGCGCGAGCGCGCCGAGCGCGAGGGCAAGGACGTCCTGATCGTCGACACCGCCGGCCGCCTGCACGTCGACGAGAACCTGATGAAGGAGCTCGCCGAGATCAAGCGCGTCACGAACCCGACGAACGTGCTGCTGGTCGTCGACGCGATGACCGGCCAGGACGCCGTCAACGTGGCGGAGCAGTTCGCCGAGGTCGTCCAGTTCGACGGCGTCGTGATGAGCAAGCTCGACGGCGACGCGCGCGGCGGCGCCGCGCTGTCGGTCAAGTCGGTCACCGGCAAGCCGATCCTGTTCGCGTCGACCGGCGAGAAGCTCGACCAGTTCGAGCGCTTCCACCCGGACCGCATGGCCCAGCGCATCCTCGGGATGGGCGACGTCATGACGCTGATCGAGAAGGCGGAGTCGCAGTTCGACGAGACGCAGGCGAAGGAGCTCGAGCGCAAGATCCGCAAGTCGGAGTTCGGGCTCGACGACTTCCTCGACCAGCTCAGACAGGTGCGCAGACTCGGTCCGCTGCAGTCGCTGCTGGGGATGATGCCGGGCCTCGGCGGCCACCAGCTGCGCAACCTCAGAGTCGACGAGCGCGAGTTCGATCGGATCCAGGCGATCATCCTCTCGATGACGGCCGAGGAGCGGCGCAACCCCGACATCATCAAGGGCTCGCGCCGGATCCGGATCGCGAGAGGCTCGGGCACCAACGTCCAGGCCGTCAAGGCGCTGATCAGACAGTTCGGCCAGATGCAGAGACTGATGAAGTCGATGCAGTCGGGCAAGATGCCGGACATCGGCGCGCTGATGCGGCAGGCGCGGTAG
- the lepB gene encoding signal peptidase I gives MRVKPKSTSGSLLELVFIVAVALGLALGIQAFIVKPYRIPSGSMEPTLAVGERVLVNRIGNNFGDPSVGDILVFHPPKGADTNECGIPGQGPFYDGPQSGRPCSRSTPTRSDQNFIKRVVGGPGDRVAIRDGHVIRNGVRQKESFIAACGEGADCNLGTITVPKDQYFMMGDNRGASDDSRYWGPIKRDWVIGGAFASYWPPKRIGPL, from the coding sequence GTGAGGGTCAAGCCGAAGTCCACCTCCGGCTCGCTGCTGGAGTTGGTCTTCATCGTGGCCGTGGCCCTCGGCCTGGCGCTCGGGATCCAGGCGTTCATCGTCAAGCCGTACCGGATTCCGAGCGGCTCGATGGAGCCGACCCTCGCGGTTGGCGAGCGCGTGCTCGTCAACCGCATCGGCAACAACTTCGGCGACCCGAGCGTCGGCGACATCCTCGTGTTCCACCCGCCGAAGGGTGCGGACACGAACGAATGCGGTATCCCCGGCCAGGGACCGTTCTACGACGGGCCGCAGAGCGGCAGACCCTGCTCTCGCTCGACCCCGACCCGCTCGGACCAGAACTTCATCAAGCGCGTCGTCGGCGGCCCCGGCGACCGCGTAGCGATCCGTGACGGCCACGTGATCCGCAACGGCGTGCGGCAGAAAGAGTCGTTCATCGCTGCGTGTGGCGAGGGAGCGGACTGCAATCTCGGAACGATCACGGTGCCGAAGGACCAGTACTTCATGATGGGCGACAACCGCGGCGCGTCCGACGACAGCCGCTACTGGGGTCCGATCAAGCGGGACTGGGTCATCGGCGGCGCCTTCGCGAGCTACTGGCCGCCGAAGCGCATCGGGCCGCTCTGA
- the trmD gene encoding tRNA (guanosine(37)-N1)-methyltransferase TrmD, with protein sequence MQLDVFTLFPQWFDWFRTQRHVENALRLGHELACVNYRDTTPLSGGQVDDTPFGGGAGMVLRVDVVEAALRARYDCDPVDLRERRRVVVLTPGGRQLDDPFVDELAAEPAVTLLCGRYEGFDERIVEHFATDTVSIGRYVLAGGELAAMVVADAVLRKLPGALGHVDSAHEESFSAALDGAPEYPHYTRPAEYRGWNVPEILLSGHHQRVHDWRMAQSRQRALDAEASAPASRSHEPADDRD encoded by the coding sequence ATGCAGCTCGACGTCTTCACCCTCTTCCCGCAGTGGTTCGACTGGTTCCGCACCCAGCGCCACGTCGAGAACGCGCTGCGGCTCGGCCACGAGCTTGCGTGCGTCAACTATCGCGACACGACGCCGCTGTCGGGCGGGCAGGTCGACGACACGCCGTTCGGCGGTGGGGCCGGCATGGTGCTGCGGGTCGACGTCGTCGAGGCAGCGTTGCGCGCCCGCTACGACTGCGACCCGGTCGACCTGCGCGAGCGCCGTCGCGTGGTGGTGCTGACTCCGGGCGGCCGCCAGCTCGACGACCCGTTCGTCGACGAGCTCGCGGCGGAGCCCGCGGTGACGCTTCTGTGCGGCCGCTACGAAGGCTTCGACGAGCGGATCGTCGAGCACTTCGCGACCGACACCGTCTCGATCGGCCGCTACGTGCTCGCCGGCGGCGAGCTGGCGGCGATGGTCGTCGCGGACGCCGTGCTGCGCAAGCTGCCCGGCGCGCTCGGCCACGTCGACTCCGCCCACGAGGAGTCGTTCAGCGCCGCGCTCGACGGCGCCCCGGAGTACCCGCACTACACCCGCCCGGCCGAGTACCGCGGCTGGAACGTGCCGGAGATCCTCCTGTCGGGGCACCATCAGCGCGTCCACGACTGGCGCATGGCGCAGAGCCGGCAGCGTGCCCTCGACGCCGAGGCGAGCGCCCCCGCGTCGCGTTCACACGAGCCCGCGGACGACCGCGACTGA
- the rimM gene encoding ribosome maturation factor RimM (Essential for efficient processing of 16S rRNA) — protein MDPHSARRSPEADAGTGDDWLNAGRVGRPHGLDGSFHVTRPRIALLDDGRVLTVAGRVDRIVRRAGTDARPIIRLESCTSRKDLEALRGRDLLVPRADAPPLEEDEWWPEQIEGCRVHDGPREVGVVRELRSLPSCDVLEVVRDDGRDPLLVPLIRDAVRSVDVDTRRIEIDLAFLGEDDDAPPAAPDAPPTAPDAPTAPDAPPAGDPPPA, from the coding sequence ATGGATCCGCACTCGGCTCGGCGCTCGCCCGAGGCTGACGCCGGCACCGGCGACGACTGGCTCAACGCCGGCCGCGTCGGCCGGCCCCACGGGCTCGACGGGAGCTTCCACGTCACCCGGCCGCGGATCGCGCTGCTGGACGACGGCCGCGTCCTGACAGTCGCCGGCCGTGTCGATCGCATCGTGCGCCGCGCCGGCACGGACGCAAGACCGATCATCCGCTTGGAGTCGTGCACGTCCCGCAAGGACCTCGAGGCGCTCCGCGGCCGCGACCTGCTCGTCCCGCGCGCCGATGCACCGCCGCTGGAGGAGGACGAGTGGTGGCCCGAGCAGATCGAGGGCTGCCGCGTCCACGACGGCCCGCGCGAGGTCGGCGTCGTCCGCGAGCTGCGCTCGCTGCCGTCGTGCGACGTGCTCGAAGTCGTCCGCGACGACGGCCGCGACCCACTCCTGGTCCCGCTGATCCGCGACGCTGTCCGCTCCGTCGACGTCGACACCCGCCGGATCGAGATCGACCTCGCCTTCCTGGGGGAGGACGACGACGCGCCGCCCGCGGCGCCCGACGCGCCGCCCACGGCGCCCGACGCGCCCACGGCGCCCGACGCTCCGCCCGCCGGCGACCCGCCGCCCGCCTGA
- the rpsP gene encoding 30S ribosomal protein S16, which translates to MAVRLRLTRVGAKKNPIWRVVAADQRSKRDGRVLETIGHYNAQTQPSTIVLDEEKVRAWLAKGAQPSGTVAKLLKIQGITGPKA; encoded by the coding sequence GTGGCAGTACGACTCCGGCTGACCCGCGTGGGCGCCAAGAAGAATCCGATCTGGCGTGTTGTCGCCGCCGATCAGCGCTCCAAGCGCGACGGCCGCGTCCTCGAGACCATCGGTCACTACAACGCCCAGACTCAGCCCTCGACGATCGTGCTCGACGAGGAGAAGGTCCGCGCGTGGCTCGCCAAGGGCGCGCAGCCCAGCGGCACCGTCGCGAAGCTGCTCAAGATCCAGGGCATCACCGGTCCGAAGGCGTAG
- a CDS encoding KH domain-containing protein — MRELLEYLARQLVDHPDEVEVDEFEEDDGTLVLELAVAEDDYGKVIGRGGRTANALRLVVKAAAVKDNRRVLVDIVD, encoded by the coding sequence ATGAGAGAGCTGCTCGAGTACCTCGCCAGACAGCTCGTCGACCACCCCGACGAGGTCGAGGTCGACGAGTTCGAAGAGGACGACGGCACGCTCGTGCTCGAGCTCGCCGTCGCCGAGGATGACTACGGCAAGGTGATCGGGCGCGGCGGCCGGACGGCCAACGCGCTGCGCCTCGTCGTCAAGGCCGCCGCGGTGAAGGACAACCGCCGCGTGCTGGTCGACATCGTCGACTGA
- a CDS encoding SPFH domain-containing protein, with amino-acid sequence MAGLIVLGVVVLFMLFVAAKTIRIIPQARAGVVERLGRYSRTLNPGLTIVVPFIDRVKPLIDLREQVITFAPQPVITEDNLVVQIDTVLYFTITDPKSVTYEVANPLQAIEQLTVTTLRNVIGGMTLEDALTSRDNINSQLRVVLDEATGRWGIRIARVELKSIDPPGSIQEAMEKQMRAERDRRATILTAEGVKQSQILTAQGDQQAAVLRAQGEREAAILRAEGESKAIETVFRAIHEGKPDRELLSYQYLQMLPRLADGQASKVFVIPSEFTQALGGLGNVIGDAIGGGRRDAAPDPEPAPERPTGPRSLDPPKPPRPPASPEA; translated from the coding sequence ATGGCCGGCCTCATCGTCCTCGGCGTCGTCGTGCTGTTCATGCTGTTCGTGGCAGCGAAGACGATCCGCATCATCCCGCAGGCGCGGGCCGGCGTGGTGGAGCGGCTCGGCCGCTACAGCCGCACGCTCAACCCGGGCCTGACGATCGTCGTCCCGTTCATCGACCGCGTGAAGCCGCTGATCGACCTGCGCGAGCAGGTGATCACGTTCGCACCCCAGCCGGTGATCACCGAGGACAACCTCGTCGTCCAGATCGACACGGTCCTCTACTTCACGATCACCGACCCGAAGTCGGTCACCTACGAGGTCGCGAACCCGCTGCAGGCGATCGAGCAGCTCACGGTGACGACGTTGCGCAACGTGATCGGCGGCATGACGCTGGAGGACGCGCTCACCAGCCGCGACAACATCAACTCGCAGCTGCGCGTCGTGCTCGACGAGGCGACCGGCAGATGGGGGATCCGGATCGCGCGCGTCGAGCTGAAGTCGATCGACCCGCCCGGCTCGATCCAGGAGGCGATGGAGAAGCAGATGCGCGCCGAGCGCGACCGCCGCGCCACGATCCTCACGGCCGAGGGCGTCAAGCAGTCCCAGATCCTCACCGCGCAGGGCGACCAGCAGGCCGCGGTCCTGCGCGCCCAGGGCGAGCGCGAGGCGGCGATCCTCAGAGCGGAGGGCGAGTCGAAGGCGATCGAGACCGTCTTCAGAGCGATCCACGAGGGCAAGCCCGACCGCGAGCTGCTCAGCTACCAGTACCTGCAGATGCTGCCGCGGCTGGCCGACGGCCAGGCGAGCAAGGTGTTCGTGATCCCGTCGGAGTTCACGCAGGCGCTCGGCGGCCTCGGCAACGTGATCGGCGACGCGATCGGCGGCGGGCGCAGAGACGCCGCGCCCGACCCGGAGCCCGCGCCCGAGCGGCCCACCGGCCCGCGGTCGCTTGACCCGCCGAAGCCGCCGAGGCCGCCGGCGTCGCCGGAGGCGTGA
- a CDS encoding ribonuclease HII, whose protein sequence is MAETTSSARRRRRRARPPGRRLFAFDRDLGARFVAGADEAGRGCLAGPLVAAAVMFDYERITRSDLRALSALNDSKQQTAERREAIYPVILRVATRVAVISRCAPGIDRRGLHVTNLAALRDALARVACDGCICLSDGFRVADLGHDQRAVIGGDARSASIAAASVVAKVTRDRFMHRADVLHPGWEFASHVGYATPEHRAAIERLGITPLHRLSFQSAAYQQLAL, encoded by the coding sequence ATGGCGGAAACGACTAGCTCTGCGAGAAGAAGGAGACGGCGCGCGCGTCCACCGGGCCGGCGTCTCTTCGCCTTCGACCGCGACCTCGGCGCTCGCTTCGTCGCCGGCGCGGACGAAGCAGGTCGCGGCTGCCTCGCCGGCCCGCTCGTCGCCGCGGCGGTCATGTTCGACTACGAGCGCATCACGCGCTCGGACCTGCGTGCGCTGAGCGCCCTCAACGACTCCAAGCAGCAGACCGCAGAACGCCGGGAGGCGATCTACCCGGTGATCCTGCGCGTCGCAACGAGAGTGGCCGTGATCTCGCGCTGCGCGCCCGGGATCGACCGGCGCGGGCTCCACGTGACGAATCTCGCGGCGCTGCGGGATGCACTCGCCCGCGTAGCGTGCGACGGCTGCATCTGCCTCAGTGACGGCTTCAGGGTCGCCGACCTCGGGCACGACCAGCGGGCCGTGATCGGCGGGGACGCGAGGAGCGCTTCGATCGCCGCGGCCTCGGTCGTCGCGAAGGTCACGCGCGATCGCTTCATGCATCGCGCCGACGTCCTGCATCCGGGGTGGGAGTTCGCGTCGCACGTCGGCTATGCGACGCCCGAGCATCGGGCGGCGATCGAGCGGCTCGGGATCACGCCGTTGCATCGGCTGTCGTTCCAGTCGGCGGCGTACCAGCAGCTCGCGCTCTGA
- a CDS encoding YifB family Mg chelatase-like AAA ATPase, with translation MLSRVATFAIDGIDPRPVWVEVDIRPGLPTFRVVGMAGKAVREARERVRAAVLNSGFEFPARRITANLAPASLPKVGPGFDAALAVGLLAASGQCRGNDLQRWAIFGELSLGGELRPCRGVLAAAEGARRSGLGGLIVPRERAEEAALVDGIRVAAVDSLRGVADLLGGGEPPPPPAPPDEEAATGETLDLADVRGHELPLRALEIAAAGGHNLLMEGPPGSGKTMLARRLPSLLPPLTRGEALEVTRIHSVAGLHRSRGLVNVRPFRAPHHTISASGLVGGGQVPIPGEASLAHHGVLFLDELAEFSRPSLEALRQPLEDGHVSVVRGQRALLFPTRFTLVAATNPCPCGFAGSTRHCTCSEVDFARHRRRLSGPLLDRLDLLMSVARPTSAELRAPARESSARMRERVLAARERQLRRLDGTTAGCNGQLDARLVRSHVRVAERALQALGAAYDGGALSARAHDRVLRVACTIADLDERDVVELDDVMQALTLRLQDGAGQQVAA, from the coding sequence ATGCTCAGTCGCGTCGCCACGTTCGCCATCGACGGAATCGACCCGCGACCGGTGTGGGTGGAGGTCGACATCCGGCCAGGTCTGCCGACCTTCCGCGTCGTGGGAATGGCCGGCAAAGCGGTGCGCGAAGCACGCGAGCGCGTCCGCGCGGCGGTCCTCAACTCGGGCTTCGAGTTCCCGGCGCGACGCATCACCGCGAACCTCGCACCGGCCAGCCTGCCGAAGGTCGGTCCCGGGTTCGATGCCGCGCTCGCGGTTGGTCTGCTCGCCGCGAGCGGCCAGTGCAGAGGCAACGACCTCCAGCGCTGGGCGATCTTCGGTGAGCTGTCGCTCGGCGGGGAGCTGCGTCCGTGTCGCGGCGTCCTGGCCGCGGCCGAGGGAGCGCGTCGCAGCGGCCTCGGGGGCCTCATCGTGCCGCGAGAACGTGCGGAGGAGGCCGCACTCGTCGACGGCATCCGCGTGGCGGCAGTCGACAGCCTGCGGGGCGTCGCCGATCTGCTGGGCGGCGGTGAACCGCCACCGCCACCGGCGCCACCGGACGAAGAAGCGGCGACCGGAGAGACGCTCGACCTCGCCGACGTCCGCGGTCATGAGCTGCCGCTGCGAGCACTCGAGATCGCGGCGGCGGGCGGACACAATCTGCTGATGGAAGGACCGCCCGGCAGCGGCAAGACGATGCTCGCCCGCCGTCTGCCGTCGCTGCTGCCGCCGCTGACGAGAGGTGAGGCGCTCGAGGTGACCCGCATCCACAGCGTGGCAGGGCTGCACCGCTCCCGCGGGCTCGTGAACGTGCGCCCGTTCCGGGCGCCGCACCACACGATCTCCGCCTCAGGGCTCGTCGGTGGCGGTCAGGTCCCGATCCCCGGGGAGGCCAGCCTCGCCCATCACGGCGTGCTGTTCCTCGACGAGCTCGCCGAGTTCTCACGACCGAGCCTGGAAGCGCTGCGCCAACCACTGGAGGACGGCCATGTCTCCGTCGTGCGCGGCCAGCGCGCGTTGCTCTTCCCGACGCGCTTCACGCTCGTTGCAGCCACGAACCCGTGTCCGTGCGGGTTCGCGGGCAGCACGCGCCACTGCACGTGCAGCGAGGTCGACTTCGCGCGCCACCGGCGGCGCCTCAGCGGCCCGCTGCTCGACCGGCTCGACCTCCTGATGTCAGTCGCGCGGCCGACGTCCGCCGAACTGCGCGCGCCGGCTCGGGAGTCCTCGGCACGGATGCGTGAGCGTGTGCTGGCCGCCCGTGAGCGACAGCTGCGCCGGCTCGACGGAACGACCGCGGGCTGCAACGGCCAGCTCGACGCCCGTCTCGTGCGGTCGCACGTGCGCGTGGCCGAGCGTGCGTTGCAGGCGCTCGGCGCCGCCTATGACGGCGGCGCGCTCAGCGCCCGGGCACACGATCGGGTCCTGCGCGTCGCCTGCACGATCGCGGACCTCGACGAGCGCGACGTCGTCGAGCTCGACGACGTGATGCAGGCGCTCACGCTGCGGCTCCAGGACGGCGCCGGGCAGCAGGTGGCGGCGTGA
- a CDS encoding GNAT family N-acetyltransferase: MQTSPIRITRTSPEEPRAAHLLADYGAELVARGRPFSPMEPPAGDRPLSWVDPHELEPPGGAFLLAEEDGVPVACGGVRTLSPGLGEVKRMYVVPAARRRGIARRILGDLELVARELGHERVRLDTNAVQPEAVALYHACGYVEIADYNGNPFATHWFEKRLA; encoded by the coding sequence GTGCAGACGTCTCCAATCCGCATCACGCGCACGAGCCCCGAGGAGCCGCGGGCCGCGCACCTGCTCGCCGACTACGGCGCCGAGCTGGTCGCGCGCGGACGTCCCTTCTCGCCGATGGAGCCGCCGGCGGGCGACCGCCCACTCAGCTGGGTCGACCCGCACGAGCTGGAACCGCCCGGCGGCGCCTTCCTGCTCGCCGAGGAGGACGGCGTGCCCGTCGCGTGCGGCGGCGTGCGGACGCTGTCGCCGGGGCTCGGCGAGGTCAAGCGGATGTACGTCGTGCCCGCGGCGCGGCGGCGCGGGATCGCGCGGCGGATACTCGGCGACCTGGAGCTGGTCGCGCGCGAGCTGGGCCACGAGCGCGTGCGGCTCGACACGAACGCGGTGCAGCCCGAGGCGGTCGCGCTCTACCACGCCTGCGGCTACGTCGAGATCGCCGACTACAACGGCAACCCGTTCGCGACACACTGGTTCGAGAAGCGGCTCGCGTAG
- a CDS encoding NfeD family protein has translation MDAWVIWIIVACAFGVGEIVTTSFFLAPFGIGAIAAAIVAAVGGGAFVAGAAFILVSVLMLLFVRPIARAHLNSPAQIRTGTAALIGRRAMVMERISNDEAVGCVRIDGEIWTARAYDDDEIIEAGRPVTVVEIRGATALVAE, from the coding sequence ATGGACGCCTGGGTCATCTGGATCATCGTCGCGTGCGCGTTCGGCGTGGGGGAGATCGTCACGACGAGCTTCTTCCTCGCGCCGTTCGGGATCGGCGCGATCGCGGCGGCGATCGTCGCGGCGGTCGGCGGCGGCGCGTTCGTCGCGGGCGCCGCGTTCATCCTCGTCTCGGTCCTGATGCTGCTGTTCGTGCGGCCGATAGCGCGCGCGCACCTCAACTCGCCCGCGCAGATCCGCACCGGCACCGCCGCGCTGATCGGTCGCCGCGCGATGGTGATGGAGCGGATCTCCAACGACGAGGCCGTCGGCTGCGTGCGGATCGACGGCGAGATCTGGACGGCGCGCGCCTACGACGATGACGAGATCATCGAGGCGGGTAGACCCGTCACCGTCGTCGAGATCAGGGGCGCGACCGCGCTCGTGGCGGAGTGA
- a CDS encoding YraN family protein, giving the protein MSSDPRHHLGRIGENLAVEHLERRGFVVLDRNYRTRWGELDVVACDDERIVFCEVKTRRLGSSAPLEGLREPQRRRLRRMAVSWLQAKPRRTYVPELRFDAVGVTIDATGQLVALEHLEGAF; this is encoded by the coding sequence ATGTCCTCCGATCCCCGTCACCACCTCGGCCGCATCGGCGAGAACCTCGCCGTCGAGCATCTCGAACGCCGTGGGTTCGTCGTCCTCGACCGGAACTACCGCACCCGCTGGGGCGAGCTGGACGTGGTCGCATGCGACGACGAGCGGATCGTCTTCTGCGAGGTCAAGACACGGCGGCTGGGCTCCTCGGCGCCGCTGGAGGGCCTGAGAGAGCCACAGCGACGTCGCCTGCGGCGCATGGCGGTGTCATGGCTGCAGGCCAAGCCGCGCAGGACGTACGTGCCTGAGCTGCGCTTCGACGCGGTCGGCGTGACGATCGACGCAACCGGGCAGCTGGTCGCGCTCGAGCATCTCGAGGGCGCGTTCTGA